In Schistocerca gregaria isolate iqSchGreg1 chromosome 9, iqSchGreg1.2, whole genome shotgun sequence, a single genomic region encodes these proteins:
- the LOC126291519 gene encoding serine/threonine-protein phosphatase 6 regulatory ankyrin repeat subunit A-like — MWSADLYAQDESGATALHCAVYLNGINCIELLIGAGIDIGVQDGKWRTVIQMDGQFALCCSRKSAQLLLSVDDLHLSATPLNAAAKADDGDIIIILTSVGANLKAYDDDDGMSALHYAALQGCVHDVHGKTALHYAACRDRVEYASVSVSDDTDVNMWDKVSVTPLHYATEETSSLLSYLMSPVTFCTSVTWME, encoded by the exons ATGTGGAGTGCAGACTTATATGCACAAGATGAGAGCGGGGCAACTGCACTACATTGTGCCGTGTACTTGAATGGGATAAATTGTATAGAGCTTCTTATTGGTGCAGGTATAGATATTGGAGTGCAGGATGGCAAGTGG AGGACAGTTATACAGATGGACGGACAGTTTGCACTATGCTGCAGTAGGAAAAGTGCTCAGCTACTGCTAAGTGTGGACGACTTGCACCTCAGTGCAACTCCACTAAATGCTGCAGCAAAAGCAGACGATGGTGACATCATCATAATACTTACTTCAGTTGGTGCAAATCTTAaggcatatgatgatgatgatggaatgtcAGCTTTGCACTATGCTGCACTGCAGGGCTGT GTACATGACGTACATGGTAAGACAGCTTTACACTATGCTGCATGTCGGGATAGAGTAGAATATGCTTCAGTGTCTGTCAGTGATGACACAGATGTGAACATGTGGGACAAAGTCAGTGTGACTCCTCTCCATTATGCAACAGAAGAAACTTCCTCACTGTTGAGTTACTTAATGAGTCCAGTGACCTTCTGCACATCTGTAACATGGATGGAATAA